One genomic window of Thermodesulfovibrionales bacterium includes the following:
- a CDS encoding MFS transporter encodes MKNGSEKPSLHYGWVIVFTGTLCILACLGFGRFALGMLLPSMASTLGLSYSQMGFISTINFVGYLISVLISGFWAMRIGARKLIFFALLLAGTSMMLMSQARSFGSVLVLYFLTGIGSGATNVPVMGLVSHWFVSTKRGKAAGFIVIGSGFAIVISGKLIPFINTIAGPEGWRASWLVLGFFVMIIAGIGFFLIRNDPQEKGLLPIGSDDTSPFYAALIDKMKTSVYRRGVIYHLGSIYFLFGYTYVIYATFIVTTLVKERGFSESAAGNFWSWVGFLSLFSGPVFGTLSDRLGRKAGLILVFFLQMISYILVASGLPGLFLYLSIGFYGIVAWSIPSIMAAAVGDYVGAAKAGQAFGFVTFIFGFGQIAGPAIAGLLAERTGSFSGSFFMAAALAGTAILLTLFLRRPH; translated from the coding sequence GTGAAGAACGGGTCTGAGAAACCTTCCCTCCATTACGGCTGGGTCATCGTCTTTACGGGAACCCTCTGCATTCTCGCCTGTCTCGGTTTCGGACGTTTTGCCCTCGGTATGCTGCTCCCGTCCATGGCATCCACCCTCGGGCTGAGTTACTCGCAAATGGGTTTCATCAGCACAATAAATTTCGTCGGCTACCTCATCTCTGTTCTCATCAGCGGATTCTGGGCCATGAGGATAGGGGCGAGGAAACTCATCTTCTTCGCCCTGCTCCTTGCAGGTACTTCGATGATGCTCATGAGTCAGGCACGAAGTTTCGGTTCGGTACTCGTTCTCTATTTCTTGACCGGAATAGGGAGCGGGGCGACGAACGTCCCTGTGATGGGGCTCGTCTCGCATTGGTTTGTATCTACGAAGAGAGGGAAGGCGGCAGGATTCATTGTGATAGGAAGCGGCTTTGCGATCGTCATCTCCGGAAAGCTCATACCGTTCATCAACACCATAGCCGGTCCCGAGGGCTGGAGGGCGAGTTGGCTCGTGCTCGGCTTCTTCGTCATGATCATCGCCGGCATCGGTTTTTTCCTCATCCGTAATGACCCTCAGGAGAAGGGGCTGCTGCCCATCGGGAGCGACGACACCTCTCCTTTCTATGCCGCACTCATCGACAAAATGAAGACGAGCGTTTACCGGAGAGGCGTCATCTACCACCTCGGATCGATATACTTTCTCTTCGGTTACACCTATGTCATCTACGCAACCTTTATCGTCACTACCCTCGTCAAGGAAAGAGGGTTCTCGGAATCGGCTGCCGGCAACTTCTGGTCGTGGGTAGGCTTTCTCAGTCTCTTTTCGGGTCCTGTCTTCGGCACCCTCTCTGACAGACTCGGAAGAAAAGCCGGCCTCATCCTCGTCTTCTTCCTCCAGATGATCTCTTATATCCTCGTCGCTTCGGGGCTGCCGGGTCTGTTCCTCTACCTTTCGATCGGCTTCTATGGCATCGTCGCCTGGAGTATACCCTCCATCATGGCGGCGGCGGTCGGAGACTATGTCGGAGCGGCAAAGGCGGGACAGGCGTTCGGGTTCGTGACTTTCATTTTCGGTTTCGGCCAGATAGCCGGCCCCGCGATAGCCGGGCTCCTCGCCGAGAGGACAGGGAGCTTTTCGGGCAGTTTTTTCATGGCGGCTGCACTAGCCGGAACGGCGATTCTGCTCACCCTGTTCCTGAGGAGGCCGCATTGA
- a CDS encoding DUF2007 domain-containing protein, which yields MTEMHEEWTEVFLTYDPLEAEMIKDLLESGGIPVVVRSSKVSPYPVNIGKIGEIRILVRAEDRETATTVIQGGGTEERMNQS from the coding sequence ATGACAGAAATGCATGAAGAATGGACCGAAGTCTTTCTCACGTATGATCCCCTCGAGGCGGAGATGATTAAAGACCTCCTCGAAAGCGGGGGCATACCCGTTGTCGTACGGTCGTCAAAGGTGAGCCCCTATCCCGTCAATATCGGCAAGATAGGGGAGATCAGGATCCTTGTCAGGGCCGAAGACAGGGAGACGGCTACGACGGTCATCCAAGGGGGCGGGACCGAGGAGCGGATGAATCAGTCCTGA
- the gspC gene encoding type II secretion system protein GspC — protein sequence MGNGVIKSRYSRTLPVINLFIGLLLFLFILVLGRDIFSAGYKKIEKAPPPRPLEQRTFKKRGIQDYGVILKNNPFGMSPAPLTNLSLSQGGTQSRSDITLIGTVSGAQKESFAIFSYSSGRQEMYRVGETLPGIGKLSQVGKDKVSIDGGGRLFDIPLADIIKITEVRPAEGETRPPAFVRSIGEGSYIVDQKKVQQAIENPNQLMTDARLQPNFANGKQEGYTLREVRGGGIYQSLGMQNGDVLLRINDYNISNPENALQAFTALKGMDRIQLDILRNGAKMTLTYQIR from the coding sequence ATGGGTAACGGCGTCATTAAATCGAGATATTCCAGGACACTGCCTGTTATAAACCTCTTTATAGGGCTGCTCCTTTTCCTTTTCATCCTTGTCCTTGGGCGGGACATCTTCAGTGCGGGATACAAGAAGATCGAAAAAGCCCCGCCGCCCCGTCCTCTTGAGCAGAGGACCTTCAAGAAGAGAGGCATTCAGGATTATGGGGTGATACTGAAGAACAATCCCTTCGGCATGTCCCCTGCTCCGCTGACGAACCTCTCTCTTTCCCAGGGAGGAACCCAGTCCCGCTCAGATATCACCCTCATCGGAACTGTTTCAGGCGCTCAGAAAGAGAGCTTCGCCATCTTCTCATACAGCAGCGGGAGGCAGGAGATGTACAGAGTGGGAGAAACGCTTCCCGGGATAGGGAAACTCTCGCAGGTCGGGAAAGATAAGGTCTCGATAGACGGAGGCGGCCGGCTCTTCGATATCCCCTTAGCGGATATCATAAAGATAACCGAGGTCAGACCGGCCGAAGGGGAGACCCGTCCTCCTGCCTTTGTGAGGAGTATCGGTGAGGGAAGCTATATCGTCGACCAGAAGAAGGTCCAGCAGGCGATAGAAAATCCGAACCAGCTCATGACGGATGCGCGGCTCCAGCCGAATTTCGCGAACGGAAAGCAGGAGGGCTATACGCTCAGGGAAGTGAGGGGCGGAGGCATATACCAGAGCCTCGGAATGCAGAACGGGGATGTTCTTTTGCGGATTAATGACTATAATATCTCGAATCCTGAAAACGCGTTGCAGGCATTTACGGCCCTGAAGGGTATGGACAGAATACAGCTCGACATTCTGAGGAATGGTGCGAAGATGACTCTGACCTATCAAATACGATGA
- the gspD gene encoding type II secretion system secretin GspD: MKKRRRLSFALTPFLFFSLFLHPLSGLCTPSFAEQKEEPSRDQKVTFNFVDVDLPVIAKFISEITKKNFLFDERVKGKITIIAPSKLSIGDAYNLFTSVLELKGFTVVPSGVNVYKIIPAGEAKQRGLRIESEKRAVNESYIARLIPLKYISADDALRFVQPIISKDGYASAFGPGNLLLVIDSGLNVEKVVSLIDSIDQPSVMERPDIVFLRYSSADAVAKMLTDGMAKRSKAAVPQPGAVEEAKAVADSRLNAVILFGDKGTRESMKALIALLDVPSADAQGRINVYFLENADATDLAKVLDSIIRGAQPQRQAAAPGAPPVTPFEAVGGITITADKASNSLIVVASPADYQNLLQVIRQLDKRRRQVYVEAMIIEATTDKLRDLGVKWRAAATKNGEPVAIGGFGSIDQAAIQGIIQGLQGATLGGLGNFLKVPVTTTDPTTGQPTTTTLSIPGFAVLFTLNEFKDIVNVLSTPQILTSDNKEAEILVGENVPFISQSQTTGALGVAATTTSGVAGTSGIVNSIVRQDVGIILRITPQITEGDHVKLDIYQEISAVKNQSDALTISLGPTITKRSTKTAVVVKDNETVVIGGLIQEQNENQLTKVPFLGDIPILGYLFQSTHTEKTKTNLIVFLNPHVVKEPGRLAEITDNKKKEFAVAAQIYAEGELLVKFREGVADQTARDIISIKHASVIKVMEGLRIYHILLPKGQTVEEGVQAFSAIPEVEYAEPNYIMKMQK, translated from the coding sequence ATGAAGAAAAGGAGAAGGCTCTCTTTTGCCCTGACACCCTTTCTGTTCTTTTCACTCTTCCTTCATCCGTTATCGGGCCTCTGCACTCCCTCCTTTGCCGAGCAGAAGGAAGAACCCTCCCGGGACCAGAAGGTGACCTTCAACTTCGTCGATGTCGACCTGCCCGTGATAGCGAAATTCATAAGCGAGATCACGAAAAAGAACTTTCTCTTCGACGAGCGGGTCAAGGGAAAGATCACGATTATCGCGCCGTCGAAGCTGAGCATCGGTGACGCCTATAACCTCTTCACCTCGGTCCTCGAACTGAAAGGGTTTACCGTCGTCCCCTCAGGGGTCAATGTCTACAAGATCATCCCGGCGGGAGAAGCGAAGCAGAGGGGATTGAGAATCGAATCCGAAAAGCGGGCGGTCAATGAGAGTTACATAGCGCGGCTCATCCCCCTGAAGTATATATCCGCTGACGACGCACTGCGTTTCGTCCAGCCCATCATATCCAAAGACGGATATGCCTCGGCATTCGGACCGGGCAATCTCCTCCTCGTGATAGATTCGGGTCTGAACGTCGAAAAGGTGGTCTCTCTCATCGACAGCATAGACCAGCCGTCTGTGATGGAACGGCCTGACATCGTCTTCCTCAGGTATTCGAGCGCCGATGCGGTCGCGAAGATGCTGACCGACGGCATGGCGAAAAGGTCTAAGGCAGCGGTACCCCAGCCCGGTGCCGTTGAAGAGGCGAAGGCCGTTGCCGACTCGCGGTTGAACGCCGTTATCCTCTTCGGAGACAAAGGGACACGGGAATCGATGAAGGCCCTCATCGCGCTCCTCGATGTCCCCTCTGCGGACGCCCAGGGACGGATAAACGTCTACTTCCTTGAGAACGCCGATGCAACCGACCTCGCAAAGGTCCTCGACAGCATCATCAGAGGGGCACAGCCTCAGCGCCAGGCAGCAGCACCAGGCGCCCCACCGGTGACGCCCTTTGAGGCAGTGGGCGGGATAACCATCACCGCCGACAAGGCTTCAAATTCCCTGATCGTTGTCGCATCGCCTGCCGATTATCAGAATCTCCTTCAGGTCATCAGGCAGCTCGATAAGAGGAGGCGACAGGTTTACGTGGAGGCGATGATCATCGAGGCAACAACGGATAAACTGAGGGACCTTGGGGTAAAATGGAGGGCGGCGGCCACGAAAAACGGAGAGCCCGTTGCGATAGGGGGCTTCGGAAGTATAGACCAGGCGGCCATTCAGGGTATCATACAGGGGCTTCAGGGCGCTACCCTCGGCGGACTGGGGAACTTCCTCAAGGTCCCGGTAACCACGACTGACCCGACGACGGGCCAACCGACCACGACGACGCTCTCGATTCCCGGGTTCGCAGTCCTCTTCACTTTGAACGAGTTCAAGGATATCGTGAACGTCCTTTCGACCCCCCAGATACTCACCTCCGACAACAAGGAGGCCGAAATCCTTGTCGGCGAGAACGTGCCGTTCATATCTCAGTCCCAGACGACCGGCGCCCTTGGAGTCGCAGCGACGACGACTTCGGGAGTCGCGGGGACCTCGGGGATCGTCAATTCGATCGTGAGGCAGGACGTCGGCATCATCCTGCGCATCACGCCTCAGATAACCGAGGGAGATCATGTAAAGCTCGACATCTATCAGGAAATTTCAGCCGTAAAGAATCAGTCCGATGCGCTCACCATCAGCTTGGGGCCTACGATAACGAAGCGATCCACAAAGACGGCTGTTGTTGTGAAGGACAACGAGACAGTCGTGATCGGGGGGCTGATCCAGGAACAGAATGAAAATCAGTTAACGAAGGTGCCGTTCCTCGGCGATATCCCGATCCTCGGGTATCTGTTCCAGTCGACGCACACCGAGAAAACCAAGACGAACCTGATCGTCTTCCTCAATCCCCATGTCGTAAAGGAACCAGGGAGGCTTGCGGAGATAACGGACAACAAAAAGAAGGAGTTTGCGGTGGCGGCACAGATTTATGCGGAAGGAGAGCTTTTGGTAAAGTTTCGAGAAGGGGTCGCGGATCAGACCGCTCGGGACATAATCTCGATAAAGCACGCGTCAGTGATCAAGGTCATGGAGGGATTGAGGATCTACCACATCCTCTTGCCGAAGGGTCAGACCGTGGAAGAAGGCGTACAAGCATTTTCCGCCATCCCCGAGGTCG